The nucleotide sequence ATCATCCCGAACGGCAAGATGGACCTGATCGAGGACTTCGCCTTCAAGCTTCCGGTCACGGTGATTTGCGACATGCTCGGAATCCCCGAGGAGCATCGCGAGGCGTTCTACAAGAGCTCGCGCGAGGGCGGGCGGCTGCTCGAGCCGGTGCCGCTGTCGAAGGCGGAGATCGCCGAGGGCAATGCCGGCAACGCGGTCTCCCGAGCGTATTTCCAGCATCTGTTCGAGCTGCGCCGCAAGCAGCCGGGCGACGACCTGACCACGCAGCTGCTGCAGGCGGAAGAGGACGGCGCCAAGCTCTCCCACGAGGAGCTCACCGCCAACATCATCCTGCTGTTCGGCGCGGGACACGAGACCACGGTCAACCTGATCGGTAACGGCCTGCTGGCGCTGTATCGCAATCCCGAGCAGCTGGCGCTGTTGAAGGCGCGTCCCGAGCTGATCACCAATGCGATCGAGGAGTTCCTGCGCTACGATTCCTCGGTGCAGCTCACCGGGCGGGTGGCGCTCGAGGACATCGAGGATCTCGGCGGCCGCCGGATTCCCGCGGGCGAGACCGTGCTGTGCCTGCTCGGCTCGGCCAACCGCGATCCCGCTGTTTATCCGGACAATCCGGAGCAGCTCGACATCACCAGGGCGAACGTCAAGCCGCTGTCGTTCGGCGGCGGCATCCACCATTGCCTGGGCGCGCAGCTCGCCCGGATCGAGGCGGAAGTCGCGATCGGAACCCTGCTGCGGCGGCTGCCGGAGTTGAAGCTCGATGACGCGGACAACCCGGACTGGCGTCCGACCTTCGTGCTGCGCGGCCTGAAGCGGCTGCCGGCGCACTGGTAACCATTTCCGTTAACGGAGTTGTTGTGCAACGCCCCCGGAAAGAACGACAGCGCTGTGACTTCGCCATACTTAATCCTATATGATGCAGCGCTCCGGTATCGACGTCCGTGGGGCCGCGGCCGTGCGGGCTGAAGG is from Bradyrhizobium sp. ORS 285 and encodes:
- a CDS encoding cytochrome P450; its protein translation is MNEHVQAAKAAPLFNPLSPEFIRNPYPFYQQLRDNDPVHVTPFGSFLASRHAEASLVLRDKRFGKDFVARSIRRYGPDIMNEPIFRSMSHWMLQQDPPDHTRLRGLVVKAFTARRVEDMRPRIQAIVDATLDEIIPNGKMDLIEDFAFKLPVTVICDMLGIPEEHREAFYKSSREGGRLLEPVPLSKAEIAEGNAGNAVSRAYFQHLFELRRKQPGDDLTTQLLQAEEDGAKLSHEELTANIILLFGAGHETTVNLIGNGLLALYRNPEQLALLKARPELITNAIEEFLRYDSSVQLTGRVALEDIEDLGGRRIPAGETVLCLLGSANRDPAVYPDNPEQLDITRANVKPLSFGGGIHHCLGAQLARIEAEVAIGTLLRRLPELKLDDADNPDWRPTFVLRGLKRLPAHW